The following proteins are encoded in a genomic region of Deinococcota bacterium:
- a CDS encoding transposase: MKYFGYKLIMLATLEGVPVCYDLLPANTDERLAAEQLLEQVRHCQLLCDKGFIGAFWQQEVLETLEVRVMTAKRKNQQEQNPQELDTVVGSLRQRMEGVFNELQNLGKNLERLLAKTVVGLGTRVAALVTSHTLKLFLRKVYHMDVQTFSFID; the protein is encoded by the coding sequence TTGAAGTACTTCGGTTACAAGCTCATCATGCTTGCCACCTTAGAAGGGGTGCCTGTGTGTTACGACTTGCTGCCTGCCAACACCGACGAGCGTTTGGCGGCGGAACAGCTTCTGGAGCAGGTCAGGCACTGTCAGCTCTTGTGTGACAAGGGCTTCATTGGCGCGTTCTGGCAGCAGGAGGTACTCGAAACGCTCGAGGTAAGGGTGATGACGGCGAAACGGAAGAATCAGCAGGAGCAAAATCCTCAGGAGCTTGATACGGTGGTAGGGAGCCTGCGGCAGCGAATGGAGGGGGTGTTCAACGAGTTGCAGAACCTGGGGAAGAATCTGGAGCGTTTGCTGGCGAAGACGGTGGTAGGGTTGGGAACGCGGGTGGCGGCACTCGTTACCAGTCACACGCTCAAGTTGTTCTTGAGGAAGGTCTACCACATGGACGTGCAGACCTTCTCTTTTATTGACTGA
- a CDS encoding extracellular solute-binding protein: protein MKAKWLVVLFGLLLGLSWAQETVTLRAWTIGPDDASITRMTNLQAAVESLNAELEAEGADVRVALDAEFDSTDWDPYLRRVLLAFQSNNAPDIVQASAALIGTWAPAGFIEPLDEYIDQFEQFDDVVNTLWNAVTYDDRIYAIPQDTEARPLYFNKTLLSELGWSDEEIESLPERIASGEFTWGDVLSTAQQAVEQGVVRPGNGFYHRPRPGPDFAMWYRSFGGEVFDEETDQLVFSRDAALRYFTWLADAVEANVLQRDRLSGDWQLYHQPVTAGEVLFFSGGTWNWAEWVNQYVADRGGQDWLFENFGFAPQPSWEQGGTAVTLSNPQAYMVSADSNHKELAVRLLAHTTVPELDAKHAVESAHLPILTSTPETLEDRFLQEVSYLLEYSTFAPIHAQYSNWQDALYQGVSAVESGDLTPEATVDLVASQMQRQLGDQVRIQ, encoded by the coding sequence ATGAAAGCTAAGTGGCTAGTGGTATTATTTGGGCTCTTGCTGGGACTATCTTGGGCCCAGGAAACTGTCACCCTCAGGGCCTGGACGATTGGACCGGATGATGCGTCCATCACCCGAATGACAAATCTTCAGGCGGCCGTTGAAAGCCTGAACGCTGAGCTAGAGGCTGAAGGTGCCGACGTTCGGGTGGCTCTCGATGCGGAATTTGATTCAACCGATTGGGATCCTTATCTGCGGCGCGTGTTGCTTGCCTTCCAGAGCAACAACGCCCCAGACATTGTGCAGGCCTCAGCTGCGCTCATTGGCACGTGGGCGCCGGCAGGCTTCATCGAGCCGCTGGACGAGTACATCGACCAGTTCGAGCAGTTCGACGACGTGGTCAACACGCTGTGGAACGCTGTCACCTACGACGACAGGATCTACGCGATCCCCCAGGACACCGAAGCCCGCCCCCTCTACTTCAACAAGACGCTGCTGAGCGAGCTCGGCTGGTCCGACGAGGAGATCGAGAGCCTGCCCGAGCGGATCGCCAGTGGTGAGTTCACCTGGGGCGACGTCCTGAGCACGGCGCAACAGGCGGTCGAGCAGGGTGTTGTGCGGCCTGGTAATGGCTTCTATCACCGTCCGAGACCCGGTCCAGACTTTGCCATGTGGTACCGCTCGTTTGGCGGCGAGGTTTTCGACGAAGAGACGGACCAACTCGTCTTCTCTAGGGACGCTGCCCTGCGCTACTTCACCTGGTTGGCTGATGCTGTGGAGGCCAACGTGTTGCAGCGGGATCGCCTGAGCGGCGATTGGCAGCTGTACCACCAGCCGGTCACGGCTGGAGAGGTGCTGTTCTTCTCCGGCGGCACCTGGAACTGGGCTGAATGGGTCAATCAGTACGTTGCCGACAGGGGAGGGCAGGATTGGCTCTTCGAGAACTTTGGTTTCGCCCCGCAACCCAGTTGGGAGCAGGGCGGCACCGCCGTTACGCTTTCTAACCCACAGGCCTACATGGTTTCGGCAGACTCCAACCATAAAGAGCTAGCAGTCCGGCTCCTTGCGCACACTACGGTTCCTGAACTCGATGCTAAGCATGCGGTGGAGTCGGCACACCTGCCCATCCTCACGAGCACTCCGGAAACCTTGGAAGATCGCTTTCTCCAGGAGGTCAGCTACCTTTTAGAGTACTCAACCTTCGCACCCATACACGCTCAGTATTCTAACTGGCAGGATGCGCTTTATCAGGGTGTATCAGCAGTTGAGTCCGGTGATCTCACGCCAGAAGCAACTGTTGACCTTGTGGCCTCACAGATGCAGCGGCAGCTCGGCGATCAAGTGAGGATCCAGTAA
- a CDS encoding sugar ABC transporter permease, translated as MPVVVTVYLSLTDLSTITFRNASWVGLDNYRYLFNDPFIPRILVNTLRYVGLTLAFNILMGLTLAITTSLMPERFGDNFRSLWLLPRILPPVVYVFVWQGLMARAPYGLVSNLTGTDQSWISAVPWTTIILANGLVGASFGMLIFTSAIRAIPRDLFYASAVDGATTWQTVRRVVLPLLRWPILFVTVYQTLSLLTSFEYILLLTDGGPGLLRTTVWSLHAYKLALSNYFGNVEFGLGAAMATFLIIIGVIISLLYLRFFNFNALVAEPKIEVN; from the coding sequence GTGCCCGTGGTGGTTACTGTTTATCTTTCACTGACGGATCTTTCAACTATTACGTTCCGAAATGCGAGCTGGGTCGGGCTCGACAACTACCGCTATCTCTTTAATGACCCCTTTATCCCAAGAATACTCGTCAACACCCTGCGCTATGTGGGCCTGACGCTGGCTTTTAACATCCTGATGGGTCTAACACTTGCTATTACCACCTCGCTAATGCCTGAGCGTTTTGGTGACAACTTCCGTTCTCTATGGCTCTTGCCACGCATCCTGCCCCCTGTCGTCTACGTTTTTGTGTGGCAGGGACTGATGGCGCGTGCGCCCTACGGCTTGGTAAGCAACCTGACTGGCACTGACCAGAGCTGGATAAGTGCGGTTCCTTGGACAACGATCATCCTCGCGAACGGCCTGGTGGGCGCTTCCTTCGGCATGCTCATCTTCACGTCAGCCATCCGCGCGATCCCCCGAGATCTCTTCTATGCCTCGGCGGTCGATGGTGCTACAACATGGCAAACGGTGCGGCGGGTGGTGCTTCCATTATTGCGCTGGCCGATACTGTTCGTTACGGTTTACCAGACGTTGTCACTCCTAACCTCATTTGAGTACATCCTGTTGTTAACCGATGGCGGTCCGGGGCTGCTGCGCACGACAGTCTGGTCGCTTCATGCTTACAAACTTGCCCTCTCCAACTACTTTGGCAACGTTGAGTTTGGTCTCGGTGCAGCGATGGCCACCTTCCTGATCATCATAGGCGTGATCATCTCCCTCCTCTATCTACGTTTCTTCAACTTCAATGCTCTTGTTGCCGAACCCAAGATCGAGGTCAACTGA
- a CDS encoding site-specific integrase, with product MSRRRRGEGTIRPRPDGRWEARVTVGYKPNGYPIQRSVYAKTEDEAIAKRAALITQHRQSRLTEPSKATVAEWLEHWLKSKTHLAEKSRNNYRQELQPVIDALGRVRLQALKPAQIQGILTSLASTPRKQGKAATHLRAALKEAVQLEVLVRNPAEAVKVRAPRVAKGIKAWSRDEASRFLQAARGELVRKATGGRATKGGPVEVIAVGPDDAEPASYYPIYFLLLLTGLRRGEALGLPWSAVDFEQGSLRVTQTLSITGKGSKTVLKEVKTPHSRRTLYVGRDVLSVLRERRERQEAERRFMGSGWQDRAGLVFTTPLGTPIGPRNLDRAFKGLVGIAGVKPISLHGLRHTHASLALQRGVPVEVLSKRLGHARVDITLNLYRHVYDAELREAALTFEELMGQPRAPG from the coding sequence ATGAGCAGACGCAGAAGGGGTGAGGGAACGATCAGGCCCCGACCGGACGGCCGCTGGGAGGCGCGCGTCACCGTCGGCTACAAGCCCAACGGCTACCCCATCCAGCGCAGCGTCTACGCCAAGACCGAGGACGAGGCCATCGCCAAGCGGGCCGCGCTCATCACCCAGCACCGACAGAGCCGCCTCACCGAGCCCAGCAAGGCGACCGTCGCCGAGTGGCTCGAGCACTGGCTCAAAAGCAAGACGCACCTCGCCGAGAAGAGCCGCAACAACTACCGCCAGGAGCTCCAACCCGTCATCGACGCGCTCGGCAGGGTGCGGCTGCAGGCCCTAAAGCCGGCGCAGATCCAGGGCATCCTCACCTCGCTGGCGAGCACGCCCCGCAAGCAGGGCAAAGCAGCCACGCACCTGCGGGCCGCGCTCAAGGAGGCGGTGCAGCTCGAGGTGCTCGTCCGCAACCCCGCCGAGGCCGTAAAGGTCCGGGCGCCGCGCGTCGCGAAGGGCATCAAGGCGTGGTCGCGGGATGAGGCGAGCCGCTTCCTCCAGGCGGCCCGGGGCGAGCTCGTGAGAAAGGCCACCGGCGGCAGGGCGACCAAAGGCGGACCGGTAGAGGTCATCGCCGTGGGGCCAGATGATGCCGAACCCGCCAGCTACTACCCGATCTATTTCCTGCTGCTGCTGACCGGCCTGCGCCGCGGCGAGGCGCTCGGCCTGCCCTGGAGCGCCGTCGACTTCGAGCAGGGCAGCCTCAGAGTCACGCAGACGCTGAGCATCACCGGCAAGGGCAGCAAGACGGTCCTGAAAGAGGTGAAGACCCCGCACTCGAGGCGCACCCTCTACGTCGGGCGCGACGTGCTGAGTGTGCTCCGCGAGCGCCGGGAAAGGCAGGAGGCGGAGAGACGCTTCATGGGCTCGGGGTGGCAGGACAGGGCCGGGCTGGTCTTCACCACGCCGCTGGGAACCCCCATCGGCCCGCGCAACCTCGACCGCGCCTTCAAGGGCCTGGTCGGGATCGCGGGCGTTAAACCCATCAGCCTGCACGGCCTCAGGCACACGCACGCCTCGCTGGCGCTGCAGCGGGGCGTGCCGGTCGAGGTGCTTTCCAAGCGGCTGGGCCACGCGCGCGTCGACATCACCCTCAACCTCTACCGGCACGTGTACGACGCCGAGCTGCGCGAGGCCGCCTTGACCTTCGAGGAGCTGATGGGCCAGCCCAGAGCTCCCGGTTGA